In the genome of Parus major isolate Abel chromosome 2, Parus_major1.1, whole genome shotgun sequence, one region contains:
- the FBXO32 gene encoding F-box only protein 32 isoform X4, which yields MNILEKVVQKVLEDQQNIRLIRELLQTLYTSLCTLVQRVGKSVLVGNINMWVHRMESILHWQQQLNNIQITRPAFKGTTFTDLPLCLQLNIMQRLSDGRDLVSLGQVAPDLQVLSEDRLLWKKLCQYHFTDRQIRKRLILSDKGQLDWKKMYFKLIRCYPRKEQYGDTLQLCRHCHILSWKGTDHPCTANNPETCSTSLSPQDFINLFRF from the exons AtgaacattttggaaaaagtgGTTCAGAAAG TCCTTGAAGATCAGCAGAACATCAGACTAATACGGGAATTGCTGCAGACCCTCTACACATCCCTCTGCACGTTAGTTCAACGGGTCGGCAAGTCTGTCCTGGTCGGAAACATCAACATGTGGGTGCACAGGATGGAGAGCATTCTCCACTGGCAACAGCAACTGAACAACATTCAGATCACCAGG CCTGCCTTTAAAGGAACCACTTTCACCGATCTGCCTCTGTGTTTACAATTGAACATCATGCAGCGACTGAGTGATGGGAGGGACCTGGTTAGCCTGGGTCAGGTGGCTCCTGACCTCCAAGTGCTCAGTGAAGACCGGCTGCTGTGGAAGAAACTGTGCCAGTACCACTTCACAGACAGACAG ATTCGCAAACGTCTGATCTTATCTGACAAAGGACAGCTGGATTGGAAAAAGATGTACTTCAAGCTCATAAGGTGTTACCCACGGAAGGAGCAGTATGGTGACACACTGCAACTGTGCAGGCACTGCCACATCCTTTCCTGGAAG ggTACTGATCATCCCTGCACAGCCAACAACCCAGAGACTTGCTCCACCTCTCTTTCACCCCAAGATTTTATCAACTTGTTCAGGTTCTGA
- the FBXO32 gene encoding F-box only protein 32 isoform X1: MPFLGQDWRSPGQSWVKTADGWTRFLDEKSGGFVGDISSFCKKDDHNKENLFNSINYDVAAKKRKKDLLNNKAKTQYFHQEKWIYVHKGSTKERHGYCTLGEAFNRLDFSSAILDSRRFNYVVRLLELIAKSQLTSLSGIAQKNYMNILEKVVQKVLEDQQNIRLIRELLQTLYTSLCTLVQRVGKSVLVGNINMWVHRMESILHWQQQLNNIQITRPAFKGTTFTDLPLCLQLNIMQRLSDGRDLVSLGQVAPDLQVLSEDRLLWKKLCQYHFTDRQIRKRLILSDKGQLDWKKMYFKLIRCYPRKEQYGDTLQLCRHCHILSWKGTDHPCTANNPETCSTSLSPQDFINLFRF; encoded by the exons ATGCCGTTCCTGGGGCAGGACTGGCGCTCCCCCGGGCAGAGCTGGGTGAAGACGGCAGACGGCTGGACGCGCTTCCTGGATGAGAAGAGCGGAGGCTTCGTGGGCGACATCAGCAG CTTTTGTAAAAAAGATGATCACAACAAAGAGAATCTCTTCAATAGCATAAACTATGATGTTGCTgccaagaagagaaaaaaagatctgCTGAATAACAAAGCCAAGACTCAAT ATTTCCACCAGGAAAAGTGGATCTATGTTCACAAGGGAAGCACAAAAGAG CGCCATGGTTACTGCACCTTGGGAGAAGCCTTCAACCGGCTTGACTTCTCCAGTGCTATCCTGGATTCCAGGCGATTCAACTATGTTGTGAGG CTGTTGGAGCTGATAGCAAAGTCTCAGCTGACGTCACTGAGTGGCATTGCCCAGAAAAACTACAtgaacattttggaaaaagtgGTTCAGAAAG TCCTTGAAGATCAGCAGAACATCAGACTAATACGGGAATTGCTGCAGACCCTCTACACATCCCTCTGCACGTTAGTTCAACGGGTCGGCAAGTCTGTCCTGGTCGGAAACATCAACATGTGGGTGCACAGGATGGAGAGCATTCTCCACTGGCAACAGCAACTGAACAACATTCAGATCACCAGG CCTGCCTTTAAAGGAACCACTTTCACCGATCTGCCTCTGTGTTTACAATTGAACATCATGCAGCGACTGAGTGATGGGAGGGACCTGGTTAGCCTGGGTCAGGTGGCTCCTGACCTCCAAGTGCTCAGTGAAGACCGGCTGCTGTGGAAGAAACTGTGCCAGTACCACTTCACAGACAGACAG ATTCGCAAACGTCTGATCTTATCTGACAAAGGACAGCTGGATTGGAAAAAGATGTACTTCAAGCTCATAAGGTGTTACCCACGGAAGGAGCAGTATGGTGACACACTGCAACTGTGCAGGCACTGCCACATCCTTTCCTGGAAG ggTACTGATCATCCCTGCACAGCCAACAACCCAGAGACTTGCTCCACCTCTCTTTCACCCCAAGATTTTATCAACTTGTTCAGGTTCTGA
- the FBXO32 gene encoding F-box only protein 32 isoform X3, whose translation MRRAEASWATSADFHQEKWIYVHKGSTKERHGYCTLGEAFNRLDFSSAILDSRRFNYVVRLLELIAKSQLTSLSGIAQKNYMNILEKVVQKVLEDQQNIRLIRELLQTLYTSLCTLVQRVGKSVLVGNINMWVHRMESILHWQQQLNNIQITRPAFKGTTFTDLPLCLQLNIMQRLSDGRDLVSLGQVAPDLQVLSEDRLLWKKLCQYHFTDRQIRKRLILSDKGQLDWKKMYFKLIRCYPRKEQYGDTLQLCRHCHILSWKGTDHPCTANNPETCSTSLSPQDFINLFRF comes from the exons ATGAGAAGAGCGGAGGCTTCGTGGGCGACATCAGCAG ATTTCCACCAGGAAAAGTGGATCTATGTTCACAAGGGAAGCACAAAAGAG CGCCATGGTTACTGCACCTTGGGAGAAGCCTTCAACCGGCTTGACTTCTCCAGTGCTATCCTGGATTCCAGGCGATTCAACTATGTTGTGAGG CTGTTGGAGCTGATAGCAAAGTCTCAGCTGACGTCACTGAGTGGCATTGCCCAGAAAAACTACAtgaacattttggaaaaagtgGTTCAGAAAG TCCTTGAAGATCAGCAGAACATCAGACTAATACGGGAATTGCTGCAGACCCTCTACACATCCCTCTGCACGTTAGTTCAACGGGTCGGCAAGTCTGTCCTGGTCGGAAACATCAACATGTGGGTGCACAGGATGGAGAGCATTCTCCACTGGCAACAGCAACTGAACAACATTCAGATCACCAGG CCTGCCTTTAAAGGAACCACTTTCACCGATCTGCCTCTGTGTTTACAATTGAACATCATGCAGCGACTGAGTGATGGGAGGGACCTGGTTAGCCTGGGTCAGGTGGCTCCTGACCTCCAAGTGCTCAGTGAAGACCGGCTGCTGTGGAAGAAACTGTGCCAGTACCACTTCACAGACAGACAG ATTCGCAAACGTCTGATCTTATCTGACAAAGGACAGCTGGATTGGAAAAAGATGTACTTCAAGCTCATAAGGTGTTACCCACGGAAGGAGCAGTATGGTGACACACTGCAACTGTGCAGGCACTGCCACATCCTTTCCTGGAAG ggTACTGATCATCCCTGCACAGCCAACAACCCAGAGACTTGCTCCACCTCTCTTTCACCCCAAGATTTTATCAACTTGTTCAGGTTCTGA
- the FBXO32 gene encoding F-box only protein 32 isoform X2 has protein sequence MPFLGQDWRSPGQSWVKTADGWTRFLDEKSGGFVGDISSFCKKDDHNKENLFNSINYDVAAKKRKKDLLNNKAKTQYFHQEKWIYVHKGSTKERHGYCTLGEAFNRLDFSSAILDSRRFNYVVRLLELIAKSQLTSLSGIAQKNYMNILEKVVQKVLEDQQNIRLIRELLQTLYTSLCTLVQRVGKSVLVGNINMWVHRMESILHWQQQLNNIQITRPAFKGTTFTDLPLCLQLNIMQRLSDGRDLVSLGQVAPDLQVLSEDRLLWKKLCQYHFTDRQIRKRLILSDKGQLDWKKMYFKLIRCYPRKEQYGDTLQLCRHCHILSWKRSHLCHEHK, from the exons ATGCCGTTCCTGGGGCAGGACTGGCGCTCCCCCGGGCAGAGCTGGGTGAAGACGGCAGACGGCTGGACGCGCTTCCTGGATGAGAAGAGCGGAGGCTTCGTGGGCGACATCAGCAG CTTTTGTAAAAAAGATGATCACAACAAAGAGAATCTCTTCAATAGCATAAACTATGATGTTGCTgccaagaagagaaaaaaagatctgCTGAATAACAAAGCCAAGACTCAAT ATTTCCACCAGGAAAAGTGGATCTATGTTCACAAGGGAAGCACAAAAGAG CGCCATGGTTACTGCACCTTGGGAGAAGCCTTCAACCGGCTTGACTTCTCCAGTGCTATCCTGGATTCCAGGCGATTCAACTATGTTGTGAGG CTGTTGGAGCTGATAGCAAAGTCTCAGCTGACGTCACTGAGTGGCATTGCCCAGAAAAACTACAtgaacattttggaaaaagtgGTTCAGAAAG TCCTTGAAGATCAGCAGAACATCAGACTAATACGGGAATTGCTGCAGACCCTCTACACATCCCTCTGCACGTTAGTTCAACGGGTCGGCAAGTCTGTCCTGGTCGGAAACATCAACATGTGGGTGCACAGGATGGAGAGCATTCTCCACTGGCAACAGCAACTGAACAACATTCAGATCACCAGG CCTGCCTTTAAAGGAACCACTTTCACCGATCTGCCTCTGTGTTTACAATTGAACATCATGCAGCGACTGAGTGATGGGAGGGACCTGGTTAGCCTGGGTCAGGTGGCTCCTGACCTCCAAGTGCTCAGTGAAGACCGGCTGCTGTGGAAGAAACTGTGCCAGTACCACTTCACAGACAGACAG ATTCGCAAACGTCTGATCTTATCTGACAAAGGACAGCTGGATTGGAAAAAGATGTACTTCAAGCTCATAAGGTGTTACCCACGGAAGGAGCAGTATGGTGACACACTGCAACTGTGCAGGCACTGCCACATCCTTTCCTGGAAG AGATCCCATCTTTGTCATGAACACAAGTAG